A genome region from Cucumis sativus cultivar 9930 chromosome 4, Cucumber_9930_V3, whole genome shotgun sequence includes the following:
- the LOC101218861 gene encoding arginine/serine-rich coiled-coil protein 2 isoform X3 codes for MENNGIKAEFRKPSSETAGRKYRRRSSVSGSSSDESPKRDRSSSPKLLRDDASKHSERKPRRKEDERDLNKDSRNHHSRSSDSYRYSDRKSSRSLHGYSRHDDYVRHDKYADEERDYERLSSRSNRESKGSAHYDHTRRESEHSRSREYFRDVEKGSRDKYDASGHRSRDGDSLSERHGSGSRRHASFEEMEKHRNARDRDGQDEKRDNIKHSGDYKNERVLSHDDGRGNRYDSLLGRDESKHRTKDINKNDRKDLDDEKSSKEERKHDARETHWDKVQGKESKGKYDGKGVFVDENQGLPAKKPKLFSSGKEVNHEEDVMNFEHAADENQSSTSKKEQDGKMSLGQGQSGDSDFAADFSAAKVAAMKAAELVNKNLVGGGYMTTDQKKKLLWGSKKSTAVEESAHQWDTALFNDRERQEKFNKLMGVKGEVKMESRPTNQDGSELLRAEKQKELQMDLEKQYTAGLRRRDGRTVGLGL; via the exons ATGGAAAACAATGGTATAAAAGCAGAATTTCGTAAGCCCTCTTCTGAAACAGCTGGCAGAAAGTATAGGCGTCGTTCTTCTGTTAGTGGGTCGTCATCTGATG AAAGTCCTAAACGAGACCGTAGTTCTAGTCCAAAGCTCTTGAGAGATGATGCTTCAAAACATTCTGAACGGAAACCAAGAAGGAAAGAGGATGAAAGGGATTTGAACAAGGATTCTAGAAATCATCATAGTCGAAGTTCTGATTCTTATAGATATTCTGATCGAAAATCCTCTAGAAGTTTGCATGGTTACTCTAGGCATGATGATTATGTCAGACATGACAAATATGCAGATGAAGAAAGAGATTATGAGCGTTTATCCTCTCGTTCTAATAGGGAGTCAAAGGGCAGTGCTCATTATGATCATACACGTCGAGAGAGCGAACATTCACGTTCGCGAGAATATTTTCGGGATGTAGAAAAAGGTTCTCGTGATAAATATGATGCTTCTGGACATAGAAGTAGGGATGGGGATTCATTATCTGAAAGACATGGTTCTGGTAGTAGAAGGCACGCGAGCTTCgaagaaatggagaaacaTAGGAATGCAAGAGATCGAGATGGTCAGGATGAGAAGAGAGACAATATAAAGCATTCTGGAGACTATAAAAACGAACGGGTTCTCTCCCATGACGATGGTAGGGGGAACCGGTATGACTCCCTCTTAGGAAGGGATGAAAGTAAGCACCGTACAAaagatattaataaaaatgatcgGAAGGACCTTGATGATGAAAAGTCCTCTAAAGAGGAGAGGAAACATGATGCCAGAGAGACTCACTGGGACAAGGTCCAAGGTAAAGAATCGAAGGGAAAATATGATGGTAAAGGTgtttttgttgatgaaaatCAAGGGTTGCCTGCTAAGAAACCCAAATTATTTAGCTCTGGAAAAGAAGTTAATCATGAAGAGGATG TTATGAATTTTGAACATGCAGCTGATGAAAATCAATCTTCAACCTCTAAGAAAGAACAGGATGGAAAAATGAGTTTAGGACAGGGCCAATCTGGCGACTCTGATTTTGCTGCTGACTTCAGTGCTGCAAAAGTTGCTGCAATGAAAGCTGCCGAATTAG TTAATAAGAACCTTGTTGGAGGGGGTTATATGACCACCGACCAAAAGAAGAAGCTGCTGTGGGGGAGCAAAAAGAGTACTGCCGTAGAGGAG TCTGCACACCAGTGGGATACGGCGCTATTCAATGATCGTGAACGAcaagaaaaattcaacaaactcATG GGTGTGAAGGGCGAGGTGAAGATGGAGTCCCGACCGACCAACCAAGATGGCAGCGAACTTCTCCGTGCCGAAAAGCAAAAGGAGCTCCAGATGgatttagaaaaacaatacACTGCTGGACTTCGCAGAAGAGATGGTCGAACGGTTGGATTAGGTCTTTAA
- the LOC101218861 gene encoding arginine/serine-rich coiled-coil protein 2 isoform X4, whose product MENNGIKAEFRKPSSETAGRKYRRRSSVSGSSSDESPKRDRSSSPKLLRDDASKHSERKPRRKEDERDLNKDSRNHHSRSSDSYRYSDRKSSRSLHGYSRHDDYVRHDKYADEERDYERLSSRSNRESKGSAHYDHTRRESEHSRSREYFRDVEKGSRDKYDASGHRSRDGDSLSERHGSGSRRHASFEEMEKHRNARDRDGQDEKRDNIKHSGDYKNERVLSHDDGRGNRYDSLLGRDESKHRTKDINKNDRKDLDDEKSSKEERKHDARETHWDKVQGKESKGKYDGKGVFVDENQGLPAKKPKLFSSGKEVNHEEDADENQSSTSKKEQDGKMSLGQGQSGDSDFAADFSAAKVAAMKAAELVNKNLVGGGYMTTDQKKKLLWGSKKSTAVEESAHQWDTALFNDRERQEKFNKLMGVKGEVKMESRPTNQDGSELLRAEKQKELQMDLEKQYTAGLRRRDGRTVGLGL is encoded by the exons ATGGAAAACAATGGTATAAAAGCAGAATTTCGTAAGCCCTCTTCTGAAACAGCTGGCAGAAAGTATAGGCGTCGTTCTTCTGTTAGTGGGTCGTCATCTGATG AAAGTCCTAAACGAGACCGTAGTTCTAGTCCAAAGCTCTTGAGAGATGATGCTTCAAAACATTCTGAACGGAAACCAAGAAGGAAAGAGGATGAAAGGGATTTGAACAAGGATTCTAGAAATCATCATAGTCGAAGTTCTGATTCTTATAGATATTCTGATCGAAAATCCTCTAGAAGTTTGCATGGTTACTCTAGGCATGATGATTATGTCAGACATGACAAATATGCAGATGAAGAAAGAGATTATGAGCGTTTATCCTCTCGTTCTAATAGGGAGTCAAAGGGCAGTGCTCATTATGATCATACACGTCGAGAGAGCGAACATTCACGTTCGCGAGAATATTTTCGGGATGTAGAAAAAGGTTCTCGTGATAAATATGATGCTTCTGGACATAGAAGTAGGGATGGGGATTCATTATCTGAAAGACATGGTTCTGGTAGTAGAAGGCACGCGAGCTTCgaagaaatggagaaacaTAGGAATGCAAGAGATCGAGATGGTCAGGATGAGAAGAGAGACAATATAAAGCATTCTGGAGACTATAAAAACGAACGGGTTCTCTCCCATGACGATGGTAGGGGGAACCGGTATGACTCCCTCTTAGGAAGGGATGAAAGTAAGCACCGTACAAaagatattaataaaaatgatcgGAAGGACCTTGATGATGAAAAGTCCTCTAAAGAGGAGAGGAAACATGATGCCAGAGAGACTCACTGGGACAAGGTCCAAGGTAAAGAATCGAAGGGAAAATATGATGGTAAAGGTgtttttgttgatgaaaatCAAGGGTTGCCTGCTAAGAAACCCAAATTATTTAGCTCTGGAAAAGAAGTTAATCATGAAGAGGATG CTGATGAAAATCAATCTTCAACCTCTAAGAAAGAACAGGATGGAAAAATGAGTTTAGGACAGGGCCAATCTGGCGACTCTGATTTTGCTGCTGACTTCAGTGCTGCAAAAGTTGCTGCAATGAAAGCTGCCGAATTAG TTAATAAGAACCTTGTTGGAGGGGGTTATATGACCACCGACCAAAAGAAGAAGCTGCTGTGGGGGAGCAAAAAGAGTACTGCCGTAGAGGAG TCTGCACACCAGTGGGATACGGCGCTATTCAATGATCGTGAACGAcaagaaaaattcaacaaactcATG GGTGTGAAGGGCGAGGTGAAGATGGAGTCCCGACCGACCAACCAAGATGGCAGCGAACTTCTCCGTGCCGAAAAGCAAAAGGAGCTCCAGATGgatttagaaaaacaatacACTGCTGGACTTCGCAGAAGAGATGGTCGAACGGTTGGATTAGGTCTTTAA
- the LOC101218861 gene encoding arginine/serine-rich coiled-coil protein 2 isoform X2: MENNGIKAEFRKPSSETAGRKYRRRSSVSGSSSDESPKRDRSSSPKLLRDDASKHSERKPRRKEDERDLNKDSRNHHSRSSDSYRYSDRKSSRSLHGYSRHDDYVRHDKYADEERDYERLSSRSNRESKGSAHYDHTRRESEHSRSREYFRDVEKGSRDKYDASGHRSRDGDSLSERHGSGSRRHASFEEMEKHRNARDRDGQDEKRDNIKHSGDYKNERVLSHDDGRGNRYDSLLGRDESKHRTKDINKNDRKDLDDEKSSKEERKHDARETHWDKVQGKESKGKYDGKGVFVDENQGLPAKKPKLFSSGKEVNHEEDADENQSSTSKKEQDGKMSLGQGQSGDSDFAADFSAAKVAAMKAAELVNKNLVGGGYMTTDQKKKLLWGSKKSTAVEESAHQWDTALFNDRERQEKFNKLMSLRLPWCLWPIVGCEGRGEDGVPTDQPRWQRTSPCRKAKGAPDGFRKTIHCWTSQKRWSNGWIRSLSLVTIGCGLFLWFDEIVTRIFSLCCCTRVMLNVLSTTFNGMFLPSSPCLKTIELWPCAFMKMRKSSDYLQFLNFMLSFFTYELGFLVSMSMMSLQEVIIAQLISFPFSFCLFSHNLLTETNLLELLNLAWIVKTFTKGRRTVE, encoded by the exons ATGGAAAACAATGGTATAAAAGCAGAATTTCGTAAGCCCTCTTCTGAAACAGCTGGCAGAAAGTATAGGCGTCGTTCTTCTGTTAGTGGGTCGTCATCTGATG AAAGTCCTAAACGAGACCGTAGTTCTAGTCCAAAGCTCTTGAGAGATGATGCTTCAAAACATTCTGAACGGAAACCAAGAAGGAAAGAGGATGAAAGGGATTTGAACAAGGATTCTAGAAATCATCATAGTCGAAGTTCTGATTCTTATAGATATTCTGATCGAAAATCCTCTAGAAGTTTGCATGGTTACTCTAGGCATGATGATTATGTCAGACATGACAAATATGCAGATGAAGAAAGAGATTATGAGCGTTTATCCTCTCGTTCTAATAGGGAGTCAAAGGGCAGTGCTCATTATGATCATACACGTCGAGAGAGCGAACATTCACGTTCGCGAGAATATTTTCGGGATGTAGAAAAAGGTTCTCGTGATAAATATGATGCTTCTGGACATAGAAGTAGGGATGGGGATTCATTATCTGAAAGACATGGTTCTGGTAGTAGAAGGCACGCGAGCTTCgaagaaatggagaaacaTAGGAATGCAAGAGATCGAGATGGTCAGGATGAGAAGAGAGACAATATAAAGCATTCTGGAGACTATAAAAACGAACGGGTTCTCTCCCATGACGATGGTAGGGGGAACCGGTATGACTCCCTCTTAGGAAGGGATGAAAGTAAGCACCGTACAAaagatattaataaaaatgatcgGAAGGACCTTGATGATGAAAAGTCCTCTAAAGAGGAGAGGAAACATGATGCCAGAGAGACTCACTGGGACAAGGTCCAAGGTAAAGAATCGAAGGGAAAATATGATGGTAAAGGTgtttttgttgatgaaaatCAAGGGTTGCCTGCTAAGAAACCCAAATTATTTAGCTCTGGAAAAGAAGTTAATCATGAAGAGGATG CTGATGAAAATCAATCTTCAACCTCTAAGAAAGAACAGGATGGAAAAATGAGTTTAGGACAGGGCCAATCTGGCGACTCTGATTTTGCTGCTGACTTCAGTGCTGCAAAAGTTGCTGCAATGAAAGCTGCCGAATTAG TTAATAAGAACCTTGTTGGAGGGGGTTATATGACCACCGACCAAAAGAAGAAGCTGCTGTGGGGGAGCAAAAAGAGTACTGCCGTAGAGGAG TCTGCACACCAGTGGGATACGGCGCTATTCAATGATCGTGAACGAcaagaaaaattcaacaaactcATG AGTCTGAGGTTGCCTTGGTGCCTATGGCCAATTGTAGGGTGTGAAGGGCGAGGTGAAGATGGAGTCCCGACCGACCAACCAAGATGGCAGCGAACTTCTCCGTGCCGAAAAGCAAAAGGAGCTCCAGATGgatttagaaaaacaatacACTGCTGGACTTCGCAGAAGAGATGGTCGAACGGTTGGATTAGGTCTTTAAGCTTAGTCACTATAGGCTGTGGATTATTTCTGTGGTTTGATGAAATTGTTACGAGaatcttttctttatgttgCTGCACAAGAGTTATGTTGAATGTGCTTTCCACAACCTTCAACGGTATGTTCCTCCCCTCTTCACCTTGCTTAAAAACCATAGAACTGTGGCCTTGTGCATTTATGAAGATGAGAAAATCATCAGATTATCTCCAATTCCTGAATTTCATGCTCAGTTTCTTTACATATGAGCTTGGATTTCTAGTTTCTATGTCTATGATGTCTTTGCAGGAAGTGATTATCGCTCAATtgatttcatttcctttttctttctgtttgtTTTCCCACAACTTACTCACAGAAACAAATTTGTTAGAACTTTTAAACTTGGCGTGGATTGTTAAAACCTTCACCAAAGGGCGAAGAACTGTTGAGtag
- the LOC101218861 gene encoding arginine/serine-rich coiled-coil protein 2 isoform X1, giving the protein MENNGIKAEFRKPSSETAGRKYRRRSSVSGSSSDESPKRDRSSSPKLLRDDASKHSERKPRRKEDERDLNKDSRNHHSRSSDSYRYSDRKSSRSLHGYSRHDDYVRHDKYADEERDYERLSSRSNRESKGSAHYDHTRRESEHSRSREYFRDVEKGSRDKYDASGHRSRDGDSLSERHGSGSRRHASFEEMEKHRNARDRDGQDEKRDNIKHSGDYKNERVLSHDDGRGNRYDSLLGRDESKHRTKDINKNDRKDLDDEKSSKEERKHDARETHWDKVQGKESKGKYDGKGVFVDENQGLPAKKPKLFSSGKEVNHEEDVMNFEHAADENQSSTSKKEQDGKMSLGQGQSGDSDFAADFSAAKVAAMKAAELVNKNLVGGGYMTTDQKKKLLWGSKKSTAVEESAHQWDTALFNDRERQEKFNKLMSLRLPWCLWPIVGCEGRGEDGVPTDQPRWQRTSPCRKAKGAPDGFRKTIHCWTSQKRWSNGWIRSLSLVTIGCGLFLWFDEIVTRIFSLCCCTRVMLNVLSTTFNGMFLPSSPCLKTIELWPCAFMKMRKSSDYLQFLNFMLSFFTYELGFLVSMSMMSLQEVIIAQLISFPFSFCLFSHNLLTETNLLELLNLAWIVKTFTKGRRTVE; this is encoded by the exons ATGGAAAACAATGGTATAAAAGCAGAATTTCGTAAGCCCTCTTCTGAAACAGCTGGCAGAAAGTATAGGCGTCGTTCTTCTGTTAGTGGGTCGTCATCTGATG AAAGTCCTAAACGAGACCGTAGTTCTAGTCCAAAGCTCTTGAGAGATGATGCTTCAAAACATTCTGAACGGAAACCAAGAAGGAAAGAGGATGAAAGGGATTTGAACAAGGATTCTAGAAATCATCATAGTCGAAGTTCTGATTCTTATAGATATTCTGATCGAAAATCCTCTAGAAGTTTGCATGGTTACTCTAGGCATGATGATTATGTCAGACATGACAAATATGCAGATGAAGAAAGAGATTATGAGCGTTTATCCTCTCGTTCTAATAGGGAGTCAAAGGGCAGTGCTCATTATGATCATACACGTCGAGAGAGCGAACATTCACGTTCGCGAGAATATTTTCGGGATGTAGAAAAAGGTTCTCGTGATAAATATGATGCTTCTGGACATAGAAGTAGGGATGGGGATTCATTATCTGAAAGACATGGTTCTGGTAGTAGAAGGCACGCGAGCTTCgaagaaatggagaaacaTAGGAATGCAAGAGATCGAGATGGTCAGGATGAGAAGAGAGACAATATAAAGCATTCTGGAGACTATAAAAACGAACGGGTTCTCTCCCATGACGATGGTAGGGGGAACCGGTATGACTCCCTCTTAGGAAGGGATGAAAGTAAGCACCGTACAAaagatattaataaaaatgatcgGAAGGACCTTGATGATGAAAAGTCCTCTAAAGAGGAGAGGAAACATGATGCCAGAGAGACTCACTGGGACAAGGTCCAAGGTAAAGAATCGAAGGGAAAATATGATGGTAAAGGTgtttttgttgatgaaaatCAAGGGTTGCCTGCTAAGAAACCCAAATTATTTAGCTCTGGAAAAGAAGTTAATCATGAAGAGGATG TTATGAATTTTGAACATGCAGCTGATGAAAATCAATCTTCAACCTCTAAGAAAGAACAGGATGGAAAAATGAGTTTAGGACAGGGCCAATCTGGCGACTCTGATTTTGCTGCTGACTTCAGTGCTGCAAAAGTTGCTGCAATGAAAGCTGCCGAATTAG TTAATAAGAACCTTGTTGGAGGGGGTTATATGACCACCGACCAAAAGAAGAAGCTGCTGTGGGGGAGCAAAAAGAGTACTGCCGTAGAGGAG TCTGCACACCAGTGGGATACGGCGCTATTCAATGATCGTGAACGAcaagaaaaattcaacaaactcATG AGTCTGAGGTTGCCTTGGTGCCTATGGCCAATTGTAGGGTGTGAAGGGCGAGGTGAAGATGGAGTCCCGACCGACCAACCAAGATGGCAGCGAACTTCTCCGTGCCGAAAAGCAAAAGGAGCTCCAGATGgatttagaaaaacaatacACTGCTGGACTTCGCAGAAGAGATGGTCGAACGGTTGGATTAGGTCTTTAAGCTTAGTCACTATAGGCTGTGGATTATTTCTGTGGTTTGATGAAATTGTTACGAGaatcttttctttatgttgCTGCACAAGAGTTATGTTGAATGTGCTTTCCACAACCTTCAACGGTATGTTCCTCCCCTCTTCACCTTGCTTAAAAACCATAGAACTGTGGCCTTGTGCATTTATGAAGATGAGAAAATCATCAGATTATCTCCAATTCCTGAATTTCATGCTCAGTTTCTTTACATATGAGCTTGGATTTCTAGTTTCTATGTCTATGATGTCTTTGCAGGAAGTGATTATCGCTCAATtgatttcatttcctttttctttctgtttgtTTTCCCACAACTTACTCACAGAAACAAATTTGTTAGAACTTTTAAACTTGGCGTGGATTGTTAAAACCTTCACCAAAGGGCGAAGAACTGTTGAGtag
- the LOC101218622 gene encoding CDPK-related kinase 1, protein MGICQAKVIANPKAKCEDNTDSQTKNPTSNLPFFTPSPLSSVFKNSPSVGAKRGSRSRSRPFPPPSPAKHIKELLARRHGSGKPNQVPIPENEEGEREGEVVDVNREFGYSKQFVGNYEIGEEVGRGHFGFTCKAKAKKGSLKGRNVAVKIIPKSKMTTTIAVEDVKREVKILQALNGHKNLVQFHGAFEDDTNVYIIMELCEGGELLDRMLLRGGIYSEEGAKMVLVQVLSAVAFCHLQGIVHRDLKPENFLFTTKEEDSTLKVIDFGLSDYVNPDEKLNDIVGSAYYVAPEVLQRSYGSEADMWSIGVIAYILLCGSRPFWDRTESGIFRTVLREDPSFDDEPWPSLSSDAKDFVQRLLHKDQHKRLTAAQALCHPWLTNHPDVKIPLDLIVYKLVRAYIYSSSLRKLALNALAKTLSFVQLAYLREQFDLLGPNKNGFISMQNFKMALMKASTDAMNDSGVIEYVNMVSSSKYKRLDFEEFCAAAISVHQLKDIESWEQHARYAYDLFEEYGNRTIMIEELASELGLAPSVPLQVVLQEWIRPSDGKLSFMGFIKLLNGAPPSTNKKT, encoded by the exons ATGGGAATTTGCCAGGCGAAGGTGATCGCAAACCCAAAGGCGAAATGCGAAGACAATACTGATTCACAAACCAAAAATCCCACATCCAATTTGCCGTTCTTCACTCCGAGTCCCCTGTCGAGCGTGTTCAAGAACTCGCCGTCAGTCGGTGCAAAGCGGGGTTCGCGTTCCCGTTCCCGGCCGTTTCCGCCGCCGTCACCGGCAAAACACATAAAGGAACTGCTGGCTCGACGCCATGGGTCTGGTAAGCCGAATCAGGTGCCGATTCCAGAGAACGAGGAGGGGGAGCGGGAGGGGGAGGTTGTGGATGTGAATAGAGAATTTGGATATTCGAAGCAATTTGTGGGGAATTATGAGATTGGCGAAGAAGTAGGGCGAGGCCATTTTGGGTTCACTTGCAAAGCTAAAGCGAAGAAGGGAAGTCTTAAGGGTCGGAATGTTGCAGTGAAGATCATCCCTAAATCAAAg ATGACGACAACGATAGCAGTCGAAGATGTGAAAAGAGAAGTTAAAATATTGCAAGCTTTGAATGGACACAAAAACTTAGTGCAGTTTCATGGAGCGTTTGAAGACGATACTAATGTTTACATAATAATGGA GTTATGCGAAGGAGGCGAACTACTCGATCGGATGCTTTTGAG AGGTGGAATATACTCAGAAGAAGGTGCTAAGATGGTCTTAGTTCAGGTTTTAAGCGCGGTCGCCTTCTGTCATCTCCAGGGCATCGTCCACCGTGATCTCAAGCCAGAG AACTTTCTTTTCACAACAAAGGAGGAAGATTCAACACTAAAGGTTATTGATTTTGGACTCTCAGATTATGTAAATCCAG ATGAGAAACTGAATGATATAGTTGGCAGTGCATATTATGTAGCTCCTGAAGTACTGCAGAGATCATACGGGAGCGAAGCGGACATGTGGAGTATCGGTGTGATTGCGTATATTCTTTTATGCGGAAGCAGACCTTTCTGGGACAGGACTGAATCTGGTATATTTCGAACCGTGTTAAGGGAAGATCCGAGCTTCGACGATGAACCTTGGCCATCTTTATCTTCTGATGCAAAAGACTTTGTTCAAAGATTACTGCATAAAGACCAACATAAAAGACTAACTGCTGCTCAGGCTTTGT GTCATCCTTGGTTGACAAATCATCCTGATGTCAAGATTCCATTGGATCTGATAGTTTATAAGCTCGTTAGAGCGTATATCTACTCATCATCTTTGCGAAAATTAGCATTAAAC GCTCTTGCAAAGACATTATCCTTCGTGCAGCTTGCTTATCTTCGAGAACAATTTGATCTCTTAGGTCCGAACAAAAACGGGTTCATTTCTATGCAGAACTTTAAGATG GCTTTGATGAAAGCTTCAACTGATGCAATGAACGATTCAGGGGTGATAGAATACGTCAACATG GTGAGTTCCTCAAAGTATAAAAGGTTggattttgaagaattttgtgCAGCTGCCATAAGTGTGCATCAGTTAAAAGACATTGAAAGTTGGGAGCAACATGCAAGATATGCTTATGATCTATTTGAAGAATATGGAAACAGAACAATTATGATAGAGGAACTTGCCTCA GAACTAGGATTGGCGCCATCTGTCCCACTTCAAGTAGTTCTTCAAGAATGGATAAGACCCTCAGATGGAAAACTTAGTTTTATGGGATTCATTAAACTTTTGAATGGAGCCCCCCCAAGTACAAACAAGAAGACTTGA